Proteins co-encoded in one Malus sylvestris chromosome 9, drMalSylv7.2, whole genome shotgun sequence genomic window:
- the LOC126633831 gene encoding uncharacterized mitochondrial protein AtMg00810-like produces the protein MVVTCNDPEERAALQRYLSTEFEMKDLRSLKYFLGIEVSRNSSGIFLSQRKYIIDLLHETGMSACQPVATPLKEGLKLSVDPNQVPVDKMRYQREQHMNAVMRILRYLKGSPGKEIFFKRNNHLRVEGYTDADWAGLIDDRGSTSGYFTFVEGNLVTWRSKKQNVVTRSSAEAEYRVVEIAVEQNDFSVTGNRKPP, from the exons atggtGGTAACATGTAATGACCCAGAAGAACGTGCAGCCTTGCAAAGATATTTGTctacagaatttgagatgaaggacctCAGATCCTTGAAATATTTCTTGGGGATTGAGGTATCAAGAAATAGTTCTGGAATTTTCTTATCACAAAGgaagtatattattgatttgttgcacgAAACTGGCATGTCAGCTTGTCAACCAGTAGCTACACCATTAAAGGAAGGATTGAAGCTTAGCGTTGATCCTAATCAAGTACCAGTTGACAAAATGagataccaaag AGAACAACATATGAATGCAGTGATGagaattttgagatatttgaaaggAAGTCCCGGCAAAGAAATTTTCTTTAAAAGGAATAATCATCTTAGAGTTGAAGGTTAtactgatgcagattgggcaggtttGATTGACGATAGGGGCTCAACATCAGGTTACTTTACATTCGTTGAGGGTAACTTGGTtacatggagaagtaagaaacagAATGTGGTTACCCGTTCCAGTGCAGAAGCTGAATATAGAG TGGTTGAAATAGCAGTTGAG CAGAATGATTTTTCTGTTACCGGAAACCGTAAACCACCATGA